The following is a genomic window from Chryseobacterium sp. StRB126.
CTTGGAAACCTACACCCTGGAGTTCAGTTATCCGTATTGGAAAAAATGAACAATCGTCCTAAACTTGTGATCCTTGATACCATGAACTTTTGGATGGATTGTGCGTTGGATATTCTGATGGATATGATTGCTAAAACAGATGTAATTACCATCAATGACGAAGAAGCAAGACAACTTTCAGGAGAATATTCTTTAGTAAAAGCTGCTAAAAAGATCCACACAATGGGGCCGGAATATGTTATCATCAAGAAAGGAGAGCACGGAGCTTTACTTTTCCATGACAATAAGGTATTTGCAATCCCTGCACTTCCATTAGAAGATGTTTTCGATCCAACAGGAGCCGGAGATACTTTTGCTGGAGGTTTTGCAGCCTACCTTGCTAAAAAAGGAAAAATTGATTTCGAAACTATGAAATCTGCATTAATCGTAGGATCTGCTATGGCATCATTCACTGTAGAAAAATTCGGAACAGAAAGAATTCAGGAAGTAAATGAGTCAGATATGTTCAACAGATTGAGACAATTTAAAGAATTGACGACATTTGATGTTGAACTGCAGTAAATAAGTCTTTTTAAGAAATATTTATAATAAAAAATTGAGTGAAATTCGTTAAGAATTCTAAATTTGCAACTTGTTAAAATAGTAAAATGACAAATAAACTAAAAATCACTTATCTTCTTGGGATTTTCATCATGATATTTTCATCCAATATGATGAATGCCCAGCTAAAACCGGGAGATTTAGTGGATGGTATTGCTGCTGTGATCGGAAATGAAATTGTTTTGGAATCAGATGTTACGGAGCAGATGAATTATGGGAAACAGCAGGGAGCTAATAACACTGATAAATGTGAGTTCCTTGAAAGCCTTATCAACAACAAACTTCTTGTATACGAAGCAAAAAAGGATACGCTAATTGAAAACCGTTCTGCTGCAATCAAAGAGCAGGCTAATCAAAAATACCGTCAGTTGCTTTCTCAATTTCCGGATGAAAAAACATTATTAGCTGCCTATAAGTTCAGAAATTCTTACGAAATGAAAAACGCTATCGAGAAAATCGATACGGATCAATATTACGGACAGGCGAAATACCAGAGAGTTACCGATAAAGCAGACGTTACGCCTAATGAGGTTACTGACTTTTATAATATGTATAAAATGCAGTTGCCACAGGTAAAAGATGAAGTTACTTTAGCTCAGATTATGATGTATCCTACCTTAACGGAGGCTCATAAACAGGATCTTATTAACAGACTGAAAAAAATTAAGAAGGATATTCTTGGTGGGGAAACTTTTGAAAGCCAGGCAAGAATTTACTCTGAAGATGAAGGTTCCGCTTCCAATGGGGGATTATATAAAAACATCAATAAAGGACAGATGGTGAAGCCGTTTGAAGCTGCAGCATTAAACCTTCAGGAAAACGAAATTTCAGATCCTATTGAATCTGAATTCGGATACCATATCATTCAATTAATAAAAAGATCAGGAAAAGTATATGATGCAAGACATATTCTTTTGAAAGCTACTCCTACTGATGAAGAAATGAAAAAAGCAAAAGCAAAACTAGACAGCATCAGAGGTTTAATTATAGACGGAAAGATGACATTTAAAGATGCAGCGTTCAAGTTTTCAGATGATAAAAAAACCAAGTTCAATGCCGGTGTAATTCCTGGTGGAGACGGTTCAGATAAAATAGAAAGAGAGAGTATCCCTGGAACGATCAGCTACGAATTGGCAGGTTTGAATAAAGGAGATGTTACCACTGCTTTTGAAGATGAAGACAACAGAAGAAAAGCTGTGAAAATCATTAAATTGGAAGAGGTGATTCCTGCACACCAGATCACTCTGGAGACCGACTTCAGCCGAATCAAGCAGATGGCTCTCAATAAAAAGAAAAACGAAATGGTTGAAAAATTTGTCAACTCTAAGTTGCC
Proteins encoded in this region:
- a CDS encoding PfkB family carbohydrate kinase, whose translation is MKLLVVGSVAFDAIETPFGKTDKILGGAATYIGITSSILGVKSGIVSVVGGDFPQEHLDMFTNREINIEGIEIVKEGKTFFWSGKYHNDLNTRDTLATEVNVLENFDPKIPDSMQDAEILLLGNLHPGVQLSVLEKMNNRPKLVILDTMNFWMDCALDILMDMIAKTDVITINDEEARQLSGEYSLVKAAKKIHTMGPEYVIIKKGEHGALLFHDNKVFAIPALPLEDVFDPTGAGDTFAGGFAAYLAKKGKIDFETMKSALIVGSAMASFTVEKFGTERIQEVNESDMFNRLRQFKELTTFDVELQ
- a CDS encoding peptidylprolyl isomerase, producing the protein MTNKLKITYLLGIFIMIFSSNMMNAQLKPGDLVDGIAAVIGNEIVLESDVTEQMNYGKQQGANNTDKCEFLESLINNKLLVYEAKKDTLIENRSAAIKEQANQKYRQLLSQFPDEKTLLAAYKFRNSYEMKNAIEKIDTDQYYGQAKYQRVTDKADVTPNEVTDFYNMYKMQLPQVKDEVTLAQIMMYPTLTEAHKQDLINRLKKIKKDILGGETFESQARIYSEDEGSASNGGLYKNINKGQMVKPFEAAALNLQENEISDPIESEFGYHIIQLIKRSGKVYDARHILLKATPTDEEMKKAKAKLDSIRGLIIDGKMTFKDAAFKFSDDKKTKFNAGVIPGGDGSDKIERESIPGTISYELAGLNKGDVTTAFEDEDNRRKAVKIIKLEEVIPAHQITLETDFSRIKQMALNKKKNEMVEKFVNSKLPTTFISIDGRYDNCNFKSNWKKESIKK